One Pyrofollis japonicus DNA window includes the following coding sequences:
- a CDS encoding PIN domain-containing protein, translating to MTGKRRRRCKYYVNTNFIVDLMRSNAAAVGFAKRRRGVMCSSSLVVAEFREIGRSSAARRAMAEHGVRLVKLRRPTLRRLAKRVILEHPGLSVNSFLDYLHVYAARLMGVEYFVTSDRAACNRAIRAGLCCINYRSGEERCPSSR from the coding sequence GTGACAGGGAAGAGGAGGAGGCGCTGCAAATACTACGTCAATACTAATTTTATCGTGGATCTAATGCGTAGCAATGCTGCTGCCGTGGGTTTTGCTAAGAGGCGTCGGGGCGTAATGTGCTCATCGTCTCTCGTTGTCGCGGAGTTCCGGGAGATCGGGCGCAGCTCTGCCGCTAGGAGAGCTATGGCGGAGCACGGTGTCCGCCTAGTTAAGCTTAGGCGCCCTACTCTTCGGCGGCTCGCGAAGCGCGTTATCCTCGAGCATCCTGGGCTCTCAGTCAACTCTTTCCTAGATTATCTCCACGTCTACGCGGCTAGGCTGATGGGCGTGGAGTACTTTGTTACGAGCGACCGGGCTGCGTGCAATCGGGCTATTAGGGCGGGTCTTTGCTGTATTAATTACCGGAGCGGTGAGGAAAGGTGCCCCTCAAGCCGGTGA
- a CDS encoding SHOCT domain-containing protein yields MPLKPVRIARERMKPIIVKAIRVYKEKRDERALDVLARYLLGEISREEALEKLRRLEAR; encoded by the coding sequence GTGCCCCTCAAGCCGGTGAGGATTGCTAGGGAGAGGATGAAGCCGATAATAGTTAAGGCTATACGAGTATACAAAGAGAAGAGGGATGAGAGAGCCCTAGACGTCCTCGCAAGGTACCTGCTAGGCGAGATCAGCCGGGAAGAGGCGCTGGAGAAGCTTAGAAGGCTCGAAGCCCGGTGA